In a genomic window of Zootoca vivipara chromosome 5, rZooViv1.1, whole genome shotgun sequence:
- the SFR1 gene encoding swi5-dependent recombination DNA repair protein 1 homolog, translated as METPVLNKSTLLCSTPKNCETSAQSSSSSSSGKQPMSATLRERLKKARRSFHSVFTVAKRLKIDDENNGSPCEGRALSKGETCSKSQNEGEHSEKVPDATMCLKSALQERELCVLKYTGCSEATQSSPEVRSETNCGQQELLDEKRRLAKKIQEKEEFLRRLKLVKMYRSKNNPTELRSLISKWRCSSQAMLYELQSSLSTDSRKLSLTQLIDNFGLDDKLLHYIRTEEDFTDA; from the exons ATGGAAACGCCTGTATTAAACAAATCTACACTGTTATGCTCCACTCCAAAGAACTGCGAGACATCTGCtcagagtagcagcagcagcagctcagggaAACAG CCAATGAGTGCAACTCTAAGAGAACGATTGAAGAAAGCAAGACGGTCCTTTCATTCAGTTTTCACTGTTGCAAAGCGTCTTAAAATAGACGATGAGAACAATGGTAGTCCTTGTGAAGGAAGGGCTTTATCTAAAGGAGAGACATGTTCTAAGTCACAAAATGAGGGTGAACATTCAGAAAAAGTTCCTGATGCCACCATGTGTTTGAAAAGTGCTTTGCAAGAGAGAGAGCTCTGTGTATTGAAATATACTGGATGTAGTGAAGCTACACAAAGCTCTCCAGAAGTTCGGTCAGAAACAAATTGCGGACAACAGGAACTATTGGATGAAAAGAGAAGGTTAGCAAAGAAGATTCAGGAAAAGGAGGAATTTCTTCGAAGACTTAAACTCGTCAAAATGTACAGATCAAAG AATAACCCAACAGAGTTGCGGTCCCTAATATCAAAATGGCGGTGCAGTTCCCAAGCAATGCTATATGAGCTACAGTCATCCTTGTCTACAGATAGCAGGAAATTAAGTCTCACTCAACTGATAGACAATTTTGGATTAGATGATAAACTGTTACATTACATTAGAACAGAAGAAGACTTTACAGATGCATGA